A region of Anopheles merus strain MAF chromosome 2R, AmerM5.1, whole genome shotgun sequence DNA encodes the following proteins:
- the LOC121603537 gene encoding homeobox protein prospero isoform X5, whose product MMSSEEDSDSFGLYVDKLLKNNPTNTVTISSNGSNSNSSNGSSSSNGNGSGNNSKRSRQRVDAGEPRNSYSSIPSFSSRPSFMSSGLYGAIFSQAQQQHFSGLFGPGGYGPAAASKMLNELLGRQVKQAQDATDQDTLSMLSAIEAAAASISSSVAGSIGNNGDCGLTAQDNSSGVLNGASGAVNPAKLGFESVTNLNNNNTNTNNNNTSACNNSGAGDNSGSAKAAKSGKSGSGCSGVTVPVSDVTMGSNRRSSSSSSTSSNSSTSSSSTSSSSNTSNSSNHNNAVANTNGENNGGGGGGTIGDSGAPKSSSSRNATTSSNNNNSGADGSCSNGLGGVIDLDGDSTTPPATSELAHHMLRNILQGKKDLMALDHELRATIQSNQSGQHAAGGRISPDNNNVIGSKNNNHSSSSGGGGAGNTIFDMGKLSENSLGAIVNGGELSDSSDVGACTPKAKSRGNNQNAKASHGAASDSAKCDDLLDGSADACRLSNGSGTVAVETINPKQEKSDVIDELVASLPEDDEVDETVPSPASSTGAGSNGGLIAKQELMDLDDCCLDDKERDERTPTPGSGIVPTSRAEPEALNMKRARVENIVSSMRASPAILSQPPVNGCKKRKLYHPQQHDNSAAERYAAAAAAGLNLGLTLQNFMLSSSAAAAAAAAAATNTATTTTPVTDPATTDDDEDLVETVTTPHIHQKRVEKDVLKSQLRSMQEQLAEMQQKYVQLCSRMEQQSDTTQEVVDDSSSSDIMEDDASAPDVSPEKPHHHHHHHHLSASSTPMKEVAAAGSKGQSNAAATAAAAAAAADASSMLQMMSKMMSAKLHNSLPNAAHPLQAGGFNGAHPFLQHMQQAAAAAVAMPHEPIGQQPPAPPAVAPQHSQQISNAAAMYQKLFLEQEARLVKAEQAERSLQASNQQLLQQQQQQQQQSQQQQQQAIMPQQPQQQQQQQQHQPDRNASNNSSQVMQSQVTMQHQPQPQAQNQTSQALLQSPVQHPQSQHPQQQQQQQHSPTHPQPSQQSCGLVQPVPANVTLPPLPPSQQQQHQPQPHPVVVQPPQQPLSPTHVPMHAMPQTNHAAAMGGHNMPAIPKGSSIPSDLTNRLNMMRSSASSVGPMSGTDLEGLADVLKTEITASLSNLVDSIVTRFVHQRRFLGKQSEAAAAAAEQLNKDLLMASQLLDRKSPRTKISQSDRSSIGGSQSGNAPMLSIPSLNNASQPVPMGPGGMSVGPPAGNGNCIQQQPTLANNVAGCGGARLNGNSFPPMPGMNAMHVPTAGPGVDPKGGQQQQQQQQQQQQQQQQQQQQQQQLSMNSIGMPPHVRPSPSTAMFQASKTPQNINSVAAAALYNSMNQALGGTPSQVNPFCLPPPEPREHNPEQNEALSLVVTPKKKRHKVTDTRITPRTQQQQPSQQQSQQQTQQQLPMGGATNCHGSSLGNGSNNSNSSSSNNNNNNSCSKNNNALSGQQQPQSQASTQQQQPTPGQQQQQQPQSQPPAQFSSQSSGGTVQPTGPTTPTECKAERAGFHGSASSMLPVSLPTSVAIPNPSLHESQVFSPYSPFFNPHGPHGGPHGPQPSQFHHMKVSSSPPGINGMLDPRDSPPLPHPPTMLHPALLAAHHGSSPDYGHIRASMDVNDRNSDCTSADIAYNGMEPTISFSNQSLLLEASIAANQSFTPVNSSTLTPMHLRKAKLMFFWVRYPSSAVLKMYFPDIKFNKNNTAQLVKWFSNFREFYYIQMEKYARQAVSEGMKNADDIHVSNDSEIYRVLNLHYNRNNHIEVPQNFRYVVEQTLREFFRAIQGGKDTEQSWKKSIYKIISRMDDPVPEYFKSPNFLEQLE is encoded by the exons ATGATGTCATCGGAGGAAGACTCTGATTCTTTCGGTTTGTACGTCGATAAGTTGCTAAAGAACAACCCTACCAACACAGTGACGATCAGCAGTAACGGCagtaacagcaacagcagcaacgggagcagcagcagcaacggcaacggcagcgGCAACAATAGCAAGCGCAGCAGACAGCGCGTAGACGCGGGCGAGCCAAGAAACAGCTACTCCTCGATACCCAGCTTCAGTTCGCGGCCGTCCTTCATGAGCAGCGGTCTATACGGGGCTATTTTTAGCCaggcgcagcagcaacatttcAGCGGACTATTCGGTCCCGGCGGTTACGGACCGGCGGCCGCCAGCAAGATGCTCAACGAACTGCTCGGCAGGCAAGTGAAGCAGGCCCAGGACGCGACCGATCAGGATACGCTGAGCATGCTGTCGGCGATCGAGGCTGCCGCggccagcatcagcagcagtgtgGCCGGCAGCATCGGCAACAACGGCGACTGCGGGCTCACCGCCCAGGACAACAGTAGTGGTGTGTTGAACGGTGCCAGTGGTGCGGTCAATCCCGCCAAGCTCGGGTTCGAAAGTGTGACGAATCTGAATAACAACAATACTAACACGAACAATAACAATACGAGCGCGTGCAACAATTCTGGCGCCGGTGATAATAGCGGCAGTGCGAAGGCTGCCAAGAGCGGCAAGAGTGGTAGTGGTTGTAGTGGTGTAACTGTGCCGGTGTCGGATGTGACGATGGGCTCGAACCGGCGTAGTAGCAGCTCAAGCAGTacgagcagcaacagcagtaccagcagcagcagcactagcagcagcagcaacactagcaacagcagcaatcaCAATAATGCTGTTGCGAACACTAATGGTGAAAACAacggaggtggtggtggcggtacGATCGGTGACAGTGGTGCGCCCAAGTCATCGAGCAGTAGGAACGCAactaccagcagcaacaacaacaacagtgggGCGGACGGTTCTTGCAGTAATGGCCTCGGTGGTGTTATAGACCTTGACGGTGACTCTACAACACCACCCGCCACGAGCGAGCTGGCCCACCACATGTTGCGCAACATCCTGCAGGGCAAGAAGGACCTGATGGCTCTCGATCACGAGCTGCGCGCGACGATCCAGAGCAACCAGAGTGGCCAGCATGCCGCCGGCGGTCGGATATCGCCCGACAACAACAATGTGATCGGTAGCAAGAACAacaaccacagcagcagcagcggcggtggcggcgccGGAAACACGATCTTCGACATGGGTAAGCTCAGTGAGAACAGCCTCGGCGCGATCGTGAACGGCGGCGAGCTGAGTGATTCGAGTGATGTGGGCGCGTGCACACCCAAGGCCAAGAGCCGGGGCAATAATCAAAATGCGAAAGCGAGCCACGGTGCAGCTAGTGATAGTGCGAAATGTGATGATTTGCTGGACGGGTCGGCGGACGCGTGCCGCCTGTCGAACGGCAGTGGTACGGTGGCGGTGGAAACGATCAACCCGAAGCAGGAGAAGAGCGACGTGATCGACGAGCTGGTGGCGTCCCTGCCTGAGGACGACGAGGTGGACGAAACCGTACCGTCGCCGGCGTCCTCGACCGGGGCCGGCAGTAACGGGGGGCTCATTGCGAAGCAAGAGCTGATGGACCTGGACGACTGCTGCCTGGACGATAAGGAGCGGGACGAGCGGACGCCCACGCCCGGCAGCGGCATCGTGCCGACGAGCCGGGCCGAACCAGAAGCGCTCAACATGAAGCGGGCCCGGGTGGAAAACATCGTGTCGTCGATGCGCGCCAGCCCGGCGATTCTGTCCCAGCCGCCGGTGAACGGATGCAAGAAGCGCAAGCTGTACCACCCCCAGCAGCACGACAACAGTGCGGCGGAGCGGTacgcggcggcggcagcggccggCCTGAACCTAGGCCTAACGCTGCAGAACTTCATGCTCAGCAGCAgcgcagcggcagcggcggcggctgcggcggcgACCAATACGGCCACCACGACGACGCCCGTCACCGATCCGGCCAcgaccgacgacgacgaggacctAGTCGAGACGGTCACGACGCCCCACATCCACCAGAAGCGGGTGGAGAAGGACGTACTTAAGTCGCAGCTGCGCTCGATGCAGGAGCAGCTTGCGGAGATGCAGCAGAAGTATGTGCAATTGTGCTCGCGCATGGAGCAGCAGTCCGACACGACGCAGGAGGTCGTGGACGACAGCTCGTCGAGCGACATCATGGAAGATGATGCGAGCGCGCCCGACGTGTCGCCCGAAAagccccaccaccaccaccaccaccaccatctgtCCGCGTCCAGCACGCCGATGAAGGAGGTGGCGGCGGCCGGATCGAAGGGTCAGTCGAATGCGGCAGccacggcggcggcggcggcagcagccgcCGATGCCTCCAGCATGCTGCAGATGATGAGCAAGATGATGTCGGCCAAGCTGCACAACTCGCTGCCCAATGCGGCCCACCCGCTGCAGGCGGGCGGCTTCAACGGGGCGCACCCGTTCCTGCAGCACATGCAGCAGGCGGCGGCCGCGGCCGTTGCGATGCCGCACGAGCCGATCGGGCAGCAGCCACCAGCGCCACCGGCCGTGGCGCCCCAGCACAGCCAGCAGATCAGCAATGCGGCGGCGATGTACCAGAAGCTGTTTCTCGAGCAGGAAGCGAGGCTAGTAAAGGCGGAACAAGCGGAACGGAGCCTGCAGGCTTCGAACCAGCAGCttctgcaacagcagcagcaacaacaacagcaatcgcagcagcagcagcagcaggcaatcATGCCACAGCAgccccaacagcagcagcagcagcaacaacatcagccCGATCGGAACGCCAGCAATAACTCGTCACAGGTAATGCAATCGCAGGTAACTATGCAGCACCAGCCGCAACCTCAAGCACAAAATCAAACTTCCCAGGCACTGCTACAATCGCCTGTTCAACATCCGCAGAGTCAAcacccgcagcagcagcagcagcagcaacattcgCCGACGCATCCGCAGCCGTCCCAGCAGTCCTGTGGGCTGGTGCAACCCGTGCCGGCAAACGTAACGCTACCGCCGCTCCCGCCGagtcagcagcaacagcaccaaccTCAACCGCATCCGGTCGTCGTGCAGCCGCCACAGCAACCGCTGTCGCCGACGCACGTCCCGATGCACGCGATGCCCCAGACCAACCATGCAGCGGCGATGGGTGGCCACAACATGCCGGCGATACCGAAGGGATCGTCCATTCCGTCCGACTTGACGAACCGGCTGAACATGATGCGCTCGAGCGCCAGCTCGGTCGGTCCCATGTCCGGCACGGATCTCGAGGGACTGGCGGACGTGCTCAAGACGGAGATCACGGCGTCGCTGTCCAACCTGGTCGACTCGATCGTGACGCGGTTCGTGCACCAGCGCCGATTTCTCGGCAAGCAATCGGAGGCGGCAGCCGCGGCGGCAGAACAGCTGAACAAGGATCTGCTGATGGCGTCGCAGCTGCTGGACCGCAAGTCGCCCCGCACCAAGATCAGTCAGTCGGACCGGAGCAGCATCGGTGGCAGTCAATCAGGTAACGCACCTATGCTAAGTATACCTAGTCTTAACAACGCGTCCCAGCCCGTTCCGATGGGTCCGGGCGGTATGTCCGTAGGACCGCCCGCGGGCAATGGTAACtgcatccagcagcagccaacgTTGGCAAACAACGTGGCCGGCTGTGGTGGAGCGCGGCTAAACGGGAACTCGTTTCCCCCGATGCCGGGCATGAACGCGATGCACGTCCCGACTGCGGGACCGGGAGTTGATCCCAAGggtggccagcagcagcagcagcagcagcagcagcaacagcagcaacagcaacagcaacagcaacagcagcaacagctcaGTATGAACTCGATCGGCATGCCTCCTCATGTACGTCCTTCTCCTTCTACAGCCATGTTCCAAGCGTCGAAAACGCCCCAGAACATCAACTCGGTTGCGGCCGCCGCGCTCTACAACTCGATGAACCAGGCCCTCGGAGGGACGCCCAGCCAGGTGAATCCGTTCTGCCTGCCGCCGCCGGAACCGCGCGAGCACAATCCCGAGCAGAACGAGGCCCTCAGCCTGGTGGTGACGCCGAAAAAGAAGCGGCACAAGGTGACCGACACCCGCATTACGCCGCGAACA cagcagcagcagccatcaCAACAGCAATCGCAGCAGcaaacgcagcagcagcttccgaTGGGTGGAGCAACCAACTGCCATGGGAGCAGTCTGGGGaacggcagcaacaacagtaatagcagcagcagcaacaacaacaacaacaacagctgcagcaaaaacaataacGCACTGAGCGGGCAGCAACAGCCTCAGTCGCAGGCAtcaacgcagcagcagcagccaaccccaggccagcagcagcagcagcaaccacaatCGCAGCCGCCCGCCCAGTTTAGCAGCCAGTCGTCCGGTGGCACAGTCCAGCCGACCGGGCCGACCACCCCGACGGAGTGCAAGGCGGAGCGGGCCGGGTTCCACGGTTCCGCCTCGTCGATGCTGCCCGTCTCACTGCCTACCTCGGTTGCGATTCCGAACCCATCGCTGCACGAGTCGCAAGTCTTTTCGCCCTACAGCCCCTTCTTCAATCCGCACGGTCCGCACGGTGGCCCGCACGGGCCTCAGCCGTCCCAGTTTCACCACATGAAGGTGTCGTCCAGCCCGCCCGGCATCAACGGCATGTTGGACCCACGCGATTCCCCTCCCCTACCCCACCCGCCGACGATGCTGCATCCGGCCCTGCTGGCGGCCCACCACGGCAGCTCGCCGGACTACGGACATATCAGAGCATCGATGGATGTCAACGATCGCAACTCGGACTGTACCTCCGCCGACATCGCCTACAACGGGATGGAGCCTACTATATCCTTTTCAAATCAATCACTTCTGCTTGAAGCTTCCATTGCAGC TAATCAATCCTTTACTCCGGTGAACTCGTCAACTTTGACTCCGATGCACCTGCGCAAGGCGAAGCTGATGTTCTTCTGGGTGCGGTACCCAAGCTCTGCCGTGCTGAAGATGTACTTCCCGGACATCAAGTTCAACAAGAACAACACCGCCCAGCTGGTCAAGTGGTTCTCCAACTTCAG
- the LOC121603537 gene encoding homeobox protein prospero isoform X6 produces MMSSEEDSDSFGLYVDKLLKNNPTNTVTISSNGSNSNSSNGSSSSNGNGSGNNSKRSRQRVDAGEPRNSYSSIPSFSSRPSFMSSGLYGAIFSQAQQQHFSGLFGPGGYGPAAASKMLNELLGRQVKQAQDATDQDTLSMLSAIEAAAASISSSVAGSIGNNGDCGLTAQDNSSGVLNGASGAVNPAKLGFESVTNLNNNNTNTNNNNTSACNNSGAGDNSGSAKAAKSGKSGSGCSGVTVPVSDVTMGSNRRSSSSSSTSSNSSTSSSSTSSSSNTSNSSNHNNAVANTNGENNGGGGGGTIGDSGAPKSSSSRNATTSSNNNNSGADGSCSNGLGGVIDLDGDSTTPPATSELAHHMLRNILQGKKDLMALDHELRATIQSNQSGQHAAGGRISPDNNNVIGSKNNNHSSSSGGGGAGNTIFDMGKLSENSLGAIVNGGELSDSSDVGACTPKAKSRGNNQNAKASHGAASDSAKCDDLLDGSADACRLSNGSGTVAVETINPKQEKSDVIDELVASLPEDDEVDETVPSPASSTGAGSNGGLIAKQELMDLDDCCLDDKERDERTPTPGSGIVPTSRAEPEALNMKRARVENIVSSMRASPAILSQPPVNGCKKRKLYHPQQHDNSAAERYAAAAAAGLNLGLTLQNFMLSSSAAAAAAAAAATNTATTTTPVTDPATTDDDEDLVETVTTPHIHQKRVEKDVLKSQLRSMQEQLAEMQQKYVQLCSRMEQQSDTTQEVVDDSSSSDIMEDDASAPDVSPEKPHHHHHHHHLSASSTPMKEVAAAGSKGQSNAAATAAAAAAAADASSMLQMMSKMMSAKLHNSLPNAAHPLQAGGFNGAHPFLQHMQQAAAAAVAMPHEPIGQQPPAPPAVAPQHSQQISNAAAMYQKLFLEQEARLVKAEQAERSLQASNQQLLQQQQQQQQQSQQQQQQAIMPQQPQQQQQQQQHQPDRNASNNSSQSQHPQQQQQQQHSPTHPQPSQQSCGLVQPVPANVTLPPLPPSQQQQHQPQPHPVVVQPPQQPLSPTHVPMHAMPQTNHAAAMGGHNMPAIPKGSSIPSDLTNRLNMMRSSASSVGPMSGTDLEGLADVLKTEITASLSNLVDSIVTRFVHQRRFLGKQSEAAAAAAEQLNKDLLMASQLLDRKSPRTKISQSDRSSIGGSQSGNAPMLSIPSLNNASQPVPMGPGGMSVGPPAGNGNCIQQQPTLANNVAGCGGARLNGNSFPPMPGMNAMHVPTAGPGVDPKGGQQQQQQQQQQQQQQQQQQQQQQQLSMNSIGMPPHVRPSPSTAMFQASKTPQNINSVAAAALYNSMNQALGGTPSQVNPFCLPPPEPREHNPEQNEALSLVVTPKKKRHKVTDTRITPRTVSRILAQDGIIPSSNQVQVDSQQSQQPQQQQQQPSQQQSQQQTQQQLPMGGATNCHGSSLGNGSNNSNSSSSNNNNNNSCSKNNNALSGQQQPQSQASTQQQQPTPGQQQQQQPQSQPPAQFSSQSSGGTVQPTGPTTPTECKAERAGFHGSASSMLPVSLPTSVAIPNPSLHESQVFSPYSPFFNPHGPHGGPHGPQPSQFHHMKVSSSPPGINGMLDPRDSPPLPHPPTMLHPALLAAHHGSSPDYGHIRASMDVNDRNSDCTSADIAYNGMEPTISFSNQSLLLEASIAANQSFTPVNSSTLTPMHLRKAKLMFFWVRYPSSAVLKMYFPDIKFNKNNTAQLVKWFSNFREFYYIQMEKYARQAVSEGMKNADDIHVSNDSEIYRVLNLHYNRNNHIEVPQNFRYVVEQTLREFFRAIQGGKDTEQSWKKSIYKIISRMDDPVPEYFKSPNFLEQLE; encoded by the exons ATGATGTCATCGGAGGAAGACTCTGATTCTTTCGGTTTGTACGTCGATAAGTTGCTAAAGAACAACCCTACCAACACAGTGACGATCAGCAGTAACGGCagtaacagcaacagcagcaacgggagcagcagcagcaacggcaacggcagcgGCAACAATAGCAAGCGCAGCAGACAGCGCGTAGACGCGGGCGAGCCAAGAAACAGCTACTCCTCGATACCCAGCTTCAGTTCGCGGCCGTCCTTCATGAGCAGCGGTCTATACGGGGCTATTTTTAGCCaggcgcagcagcaacatttcAGCGGACTATTCGGTCCCGGCGGTTACGGACCGGCGGCCGCCAGCAAGATGCTCAACGAACTGCTCGGCAGGCAAGTGAAGCAGGCCCAGGACGCGACCGATCAGGATACGCTGAGCATGCTGTCGGCGATCGAGGCTGCCGCggccagcatcagcagcagtgtgGCCGGCAGCATCGGCAACAACGGCGACTGCGGGCTCACCGCCCAGGACAACAGTAGTGGTGTGTTGAACGGTGCCAGTGGTGCGGTCAATCCCGCCAAGCTCGGGTTCGAAAGTGTGACGAATCTGAATAACAACAATACTAACACGAACAATAACAATACGAGCGCGTGCAACAATTCTGGCGCCGGTGATAATAGCGGCAGTGCGAAGGCTGCCAAGAGCGGCAAGAGTGGTAGTGGTTGTAGTGGTGTAACTGTGCCGGTGTCGGATGTGACGATGGGCTCGAACCGGCGTAGTAGCAGCTCAAGCAGTacgagcagcaacagcagtaccagcagcagcagcactagcagcagcagcaacactagcaacagcagcaatcaCAATAATGCTGTTGCGAACACTAATGGTGAAAACAacggaggtggtggtggcggtacGATCGGTGACAGTGGTGCGCCCAAGTCATCGAGCAGTAGGAACGCAactaccagcagcaacaacaacaacagtgggGCGGACGGTTCTTGCAGTAATGGCCTCGGTGGTGTTATAGACCTTGACGGTGACTCTACAACACCACCCGCCACGAGCGAGCTGGCCCACCACATGTTGCGCAACATCCTGCAGGGCAAGAAGGACCTGATGGCTCTCGATCACGAGCTGCGCGCGACGATCCAGAGCAACCAGAGTGGCCAGCATGCCGCCGGCGGTCGGATATCGCCCGACAACAACAATGTGATCGGTAGCAAGAACAacaaccacagcagcagcagcggcggtggcggcgccGGAAACACGATCTTCGACATGGGTAAGCTCAGTGAGAACAGCCTCGGCGCGATCGTGAACGGCGGCGAGCTGAGTGATTCGAGTGATGTGGGCGCGTGCACACCCAAGGCCAAGAGCCGGGGCAATAATCAAAATGCGAAAGCGAGCCACGGTGCAGCTAGTGATAGTGCGAAATGTGATGATTTGCTGGACGGGTCGGCGGACGCGTGCCGCCTGTCGAACGGCAGTGGTACGGTGGCGGTGGAAACGATCAACCCGAAGCAGGAGAAGAGCGACGTGATCGACGAGCTGGTGGCGTCCCTGCCTGAGGACGACGAGGTGGACGAAACCGTACCGTCGCCGGCGTCCTCGACCGGGGCCGGCAGTAACGGGGGGCTCATTGCGAAGCAAGAGCTGATGGACCTGGACGACTGCTGCCTGGACGATAAGGAGCGGGACGAGCGGACGCCCACGCCCGGCAGCGGCATCGTGCCGACGAGCCGGGCCGAACCAGAAGCGCTCAACATGAAGCGGGCCCGGGTGGAAAACATCGTGTCGTCGATGCGCGCCAGCCCGGCGATTCTGTCCCAGCCGCCGGTGAACGGATGCAAGAAGCGCAAGCTGTACCACCCCCAGCAGCACGACAACAGTGCGGCGGAGCGGTacgcggcggcggcagcggccggCCTGAACCTAGGCCTAACGCTGCAGAACTTCATGCTCAGCAGCAgcgcagcggcagcggcggcggctgcggcggcgACCAATACGGCCACCACGACGACGCCCGTCACCGATCCGGCCAcgaccgacgacgacgaggacctAGTCGAGACGGTCACGACGCCCCACATCCACCAGAAGCGGGTGGAGAAGGACGTACTTAAGTCGCAGCTGCGCTCGATGCAGGAGCAGCTTGCGGAGATGCAGCAGAAGTATGTGCAATTGTGCTCGCGCATGGAGCAGCAGTCCGACACGACGCAGGAGGTCGTGGACGACAGCTCGTCGAGCGACATCATGGAAGATGATGCGAGCGCGCCCGACGTGTCGCCCGAAAagccccaccaccaccaccaccaccaccatctgtCCGCGTCCAGCACGCCGATGAAGGAGGTGGCGGCGGCCGGATCGAAGGGTCAGTCGAATGCGGCAGccacggcggcggcggcggcagcagccgcCGATGCCTCCAGCATGCTGCAGATGATGAGCAAGATGATGTCGGCCAAGCTGCACAACTCGCTGCCCAATGCGGCCCACCCGCTGCAGGCGGGCGGCTTCAACGGGGCGCACCCGTTCCTGCAGCACATGCAGCAGGCGGCGGCCGCGGCCGTTGCGATGCCGCACGAGCCGATCGGGCAGCAGCCACCAGCGCCACCGGCCGTGGCGCCCCAGCACAGCCAGCAGATCAGCAATGCGGCGGCGATGTACCAGAAGCTGTTTCTCGAGCAGGAAGCGAGGCTAGTAAAGGCGGAACAAGCGGAACGGAGCCTGCAGGCTTCGAACCAGCAGCttctgcaacagcagcagcaacaacaacagcaatcgcagcagcagcagcagcaggcaatcATGCCACAGCAgccccaacagcagcagcagcagcaacaacatcagccCGATCGGAACGCCAGCAATAACTCGTCACAG AGTCAAcacccgcagcagcagcagcagcagcaacattcgCCGACGCATCCGCAGCCGTCCCAGCAGTCCTGTGGGCTGGTGCAACCCGTGCCGGCAAACGTAACGCTACCGCCGCTCCCGCCGagtcagcagcaacagcaccaaccTCAACCGCATCCGGTCGTCGTGCAGCCGCCACAGCAACCGCTGTCGCCGACGCACGTCCCGATGCACGCGATGCCCCAGACCAACCATGCAGCGGCGATGGGTGGCCACAACATGCCGGCGATACCGAAGGGATCGTCCATTCCGTCCGACTTGACGAACCGGCTGAACATGATGCGCTCGAGCGCCAGCTCGGTCGGTCCCATGTCCGGCACGGATCTCGAGGGACTGGCGGACGTGCTCAAGACGGAGATCACGGCGTCGCTGTCCAACCTGGTCGACTCGATCGTGACGCGGTTCGTGCACCAGCGCCGATTTCTCGGCAAGCAATCGGAGGCGGCAGCCGCGGCGGCAGAACAGCTGAACAAGGATCTGCTGATGGCGTCGCAGCTGCTGGACCGCAAGTCGCCCCGCACCAAGATCAGTCAGTCGGACCGGAGCAGCATCGGTGGCAGTCAATCAGGTAACGCACCTATGCTAAGTATACCTAGTCTTAACAACGCGTCCCAGCCCGTTCCGATGGGTCCGGGCGGTATGTCCGTAGGACCGCCCGCGGGCAATGGTAACtgcatccagcagcagccaacgTTGGCAAACAACGTGGCCGGCTGTGGTGGAGCGCGGCTAAACGGGAACTCGTTTCCCCCGATGCCGGGCATGAACGCGATGCACGTCCCGACTGCGGGACCGGGAGTTGATCCCAAGggtggccagcagcagcagcagcagcagcagcagcaacagcagcaacagcaacagcaacagcaacagcagcaacagctcaGTATGAACTCGATCGGCATGCCTCCTCATGTACGTCCTTCTCCTTCTACAGCCATGTTCCAAGCGTCGAAAACGCCCCAGAACATCAACTCGGTTGCGGCCGCCGCGCTCTACAACTCGATGAACCAGGCCCTCGGAGGGACGCCCAGCCAGGTGAATCCGTTCTGCCTGCCGCCGCCGGAACCGCGCGAGCACAATCCCGAGCAGAACGAGGCCCTCAGCCTGGTGGTGACGCCGAAAAAGAAGCGGCACAAGGTGACCGACACCCGCATTACGCCGCGAACAGTGAGTAGAATTCTAGCGCAGGATGGCATTATTCCGTCCTCGAATCAGGTGCAGGTTGACTCACAACAATCTCaacaaccgcagcagcagcagcagcagccatcaCAACAGCAATCGCAGCAGcaaacgcagcagcagcttccgaTGGGTGGAGCAACCAACTGCCATGGGAGCAGTCTGGGGaacggcagcaacaacagtaatagcagcagcagcaacaacaacaacaacaacagctgcagcaaaaacaataacGCACTGAGCGGGCAGCAACAGCCTCAGTCGCAGGCAtcaacgcagcagcagcagccaaccccaggccagcagcagcagcagcaaccacaatCGCAGCCGCCCGCCCAGTTTAGCAGCCAGTCGTCCGGTGGCACAGTCCAGCCGACCGGGCCGACCACCCCGACGGAGTGCAAGGCGGAGCGGGCCGGGTTCCACGGTTCCGCCTCGTCGATGCTGCCCGTCTCACTGCCTACCTCGGTTGCGATTCCGAACCCATCGCTGCACGAGTCGCAAGTCTTTTCGCCCTACAGCCCCTTCTTCAATCCGCACGGTCCGCACGGTGGCCCGCACGGGCCTCAGCCGTCCCAGTTTCACCACATGAAGGTGTCGTCCAGCCCGCCCGGCATCAACGGCATGTTGGACCCACGCGATTCCCCTCCCCTACCCCACCCGCCGACGATGCTGCATCCGGCCCTGCTGGCGGCCCACCACGGCAGCTCGCCGGACTACGGACATATCAGAGCATCGATGGATGTCAACGATCGCAACTCGGACTGTACCTCCGCCGACATCGCCTACAACGGGATGGAGCCTACTATATCCTTTTCAAATCAATCACTTCTGCTTGAAGCTTCCATTGCAGC TAATCAATCCTTTACTCCGGTGAACTCGTCAACTTTGACTCCGATGCACCTGCGCAAGGCGAAGCTGATGTTCTTCTGGGTGCGGTACCCAAGCTCTGCCGTGCTGAAGATGTACTTCCCGGACATCAAGTTCAACAAGAACAACACCGCCCAGCTGGTCAAGTGGTTCTCCAACTTCAG